Part of the Sphingomonas morindae genome, CGCTGTCTGGAGTCTGCTTAGCCTCGTCCATCATGCCTCCCGCATCGGTTCGGCTGGTCATCCGGTTCTGCGCCGTCCCGCCCTCGCCGGCCTTGTCGCAAAGGCCGGCCCCCAAAGTCAAACGGGCATTGCCGCTTGTGGTCCGGCCTTATTCGATGGCCACGCCCTGTTCCGCCGCCCAGCCCTGCAGCTTGGCGCGCAGGCCCTTGCCCTCGGCGAGCCACACCGGCATCAGCGCGCGCAGCGGCGCCAGATCGAGCGAGCGGATCATCGCCTTGACGGGCCCGATCGCCACCGGGGTGATCGACAGGCGCGGCACGCCCAGCCCGAGCAGCGCCATCGCCTCGAGCGGCCGGCCGCCCATTTCGCCGCACACGCCCACGGTCACCTCGGCCGCGAGGCTGGCCTCCACCACGCGGCGCAGGAAGCGCAGGATCGCCGGGCTCAGCCAGTCATACCGCTCGGCGAGGCGCGGATTGGCGCGATCGGCGGCGAACAGGAACTGGGTGAGATCATTGGTGCCGATCGAGAGGAAATCGAGCTTGGGCAGCAGCTGGTCCAGCATCTCGGCCAGCGCCGGCACCTCCAGCATCGCGCCGTAGCGGATCGCCGCCGGCCCCATGCGCCCGCGCGAGGCCAGCCAGCGCCGCTGCTCCTCGAACAGGAGCAGCGCCTGGTCATATTCCCAGGGCTCCGACACCATCGGGAACATCACGTTGAGCGTGCGGCCGGCGGCGGCCTCCAGCAGCGCGCGCGCCTGCGCCTTCATCAGCGCGTCGCGCTCCAGCGCGAGCCGCAGCGCGCGCCAGCCCATCGCGGGGTTCTCCTCGCCATTGGCGTCGACATTCATGTAGGGCAGCGCCTTGTCGCCGCCGATATCGACCGTGCGGAACACCACCGGCCGCTCGCCCGCCGCGTCCATCACGTCGCGATAGAGGCGCTGCTGGCGCTCGCGCTGGGGCAGGGTGGCCGAGACGAGGAACTGGAATTCGGTGCGGAACAGGCCGATCCCGTCGGCGCCGACGACATCGAGCGCGGCGGCATCGTCGCGCAGCCCGGCATTCACCATCAGCTCGATCCGCGTGCCATCGCGGGTGACGGCGGGAAGATCGCGCAGCTGCGCGAATTCGGCGCGGCGCTTCTGCGTGGCCGTGAGGCGGGCCTCGAAGGATTCCTCCATCGAGTCGGCCGGCCGCACCACCACGCGCTGGGCCGAAGCGTCGAGCAGCAGGAGATCGCCTTCCGCCACCGACTGGCGCACGGTGCGGCAGCGGCCGATCACCGGAATGCCCATCGCCCGCGCGACGATGGTGACATGCGCGGTGAGCGAGCCTTCCTCCAGCACCACGCCCTTCAGCCGGCGCCGGTCATATTCCAGCAGCTCGGCCGGGCCGAGATTGCGCGCGATCAGGATCGAATCCTGGCGCAGCCCCAGCTGCGCGGCGGTGCCGAGCTGGCCCGAGACGATGCGCAGCAGCCGGTTCGAGAGATCCTCCAGATCGTGCATGCGGTCGCGCAGCAGCGGATCGTCAATCTCGCGCATCCGCATCCGGGTGCGCTGCTGCACCCGCTCGATCGCCGCCTCGGCGGTGAGGCCGGCGCTGATCGCATCGTTGATGCGGCGGCTCCAGCCCTCGTCATAGGCGAACATCTTGTACGTCTCGAGCACGTCCTGATGCTCGCCGCCGACGCCGAACTCGGCCTGGCTGGTCATCCGGTCGATCTGCTCGCGCATCTGGCGGAAGGCGGAATAGACGCGCTGCCGCTCGACCTCGATATCCTCGGCCACGGTCTGGGTGATGACGACGCGGGGCTGGTGGAACACGGCATGGCCGCGGCCCATGCCATCCACCAGCTTGATGCCGGTGAGCGTCGCCGGGCCCAGCGCGCGCGCGCTGTTCACGCCGCTCGTCTCGTCGATCAGCCCGGCGGCGGCGATCAGCTCGGCGAGCACCATCGCCACCGTCTGGAGCGCCTCGATCTCGACATCGTCGTAGCGGCGCGAGGCTTCGTGTTGAACGCAGAGCACGCCCACCGCCGCCTCGCGCCGCACGATCGGCACGCCGGCGAAGCTGTGGAACAGCTCCTCGCCGGTTTCGGGATTGTAGACGAAATTAGGATGCGAGGTGGCCTCGTCGAGGTTCAGCGTTTCGACATGCTGGGCGATGGTGCCGACCAGCCCCTCGCCCGGGGCGAGCTTGGTGACATGCACCGCCTCCTGGAGCAGCCCGCGCGTCGCGTACAGCTCGAGCCGGCCCTCGCGCAGCAGATAGATAGAGCAGACCTCCGAGTGCAGCGCCTCGCCGATGATCTGCACCACCTGGTTGAGCTTGGCCTGGGCATGGGCGCGCCCGGCCATAACATCGTGCAGCCGCGTGAGGATCTCGCGGGCGGCGGTGGCGGCGGCGGTCGGCGGCGGCGCGGTCGGCATGCGTACAGCGCTATCAGATGCGGAGCCGTAGCGCCAATCCCGGCGGGTCCCGGGTGATGGCTAGGGCGTGCGCCTCAGTCGAGCCGGCGAATCGCCAGGCGGCGTATCTCGATGGCGGTGCAGCGGTCCATCACCACGCGCAGCCCGGCCGCCTCGGCCCGCGCCGCCGCCGCCGCGTTGACGATGCCGAGCTGCAGCCACACCGCCTTGGCGCCGATCGCGATCGCCTCGTCCACCGCCGCGCCGGCGGCGTCGGGGCGTCGGAAGATGTTCACGAGATCGATCGGCGCGCCGATCTGGTCGAGCGCGCGCCAGACATATTCGCCATGGACATGCTCGCCGGTGATCTGCGGGTTGACCGGCAGCACGCGATAGCCGTGGCGAACCAGCGCGCCCATCACGCCATAGCTCGGCCGGTCGGGCCGGTCCGACGCGCCGACCAGCGCGATGGTGCGCGTCTCGCGCAGCAATTGGGCGATATCCTCGTCGCGGCTCAGCGGCATGCGCCTCTCCTTCGCGAGGCCAACCGTTCAGCCGCGCTTCGGCTCCATCGCGGCGAGCACGGCGGCGGCGATGCCGGCGAACAGCGCCGCCTCCGGCCCCTCGCCGGCGGCGGGCGGCGTGCCCGCATCGGAGGCGGTGCGGATGGCGAGATCCAGCGGCACCCGGCCGAGCAGCGGCAGCCCGCGCCGCGCCGCCTCCGCCTCGGCGCCGCCATGGCCGAAAGGATGGCTCAACGCGCCGCAGGCGGGGCAGAGATAGCCCGCCATATTCTCGATCAGCCCCAGCACCGGCACCTGCGCGGTGGCGAACAGGTCCATCGCGCGCACCGCGTCGATCAGCGCGACATCCTGCGGGGTGGAGACGATCACCGCCGCGGCGGGGCGATGCTTCT contains:
- the ptsP gene encoding phosphoenolpyruvate--protein phosphotransferase; this encodes MPTAPPPTAAATAAREILTRLHDVMAGRAHAQAKLNQVVQIIGEALHSEVCSIYLLREGRLELYATRGLLQEAVHVTKLAPGEGLVGTIAQHVETLNLDEATSHPNFVYNPETGEELFHSFAGVPIVRREAAVGVLCVQHEASRRYDDVEIEALQTVAMVLAELIAAAGLIDETSGVNSARALGPATLTGIKLVDGMGRGHAVFHQPRVVITQTVAEDIEVERQRVYSAFRQMREQIDRMTSQAEFGVGGEHQDVLETYKMFAYDEGWSRRINDAISAGLTAEAAIERVQQRTRMRMREIDDPLLRDRMHDLEDLSNRLLRIVSGQLGTAAQLGLRQDSILIARNLGPAELLEYDRRRLKGVVLEEGSLTAHVTIVARAMGIPVIGRCRTVRQSVAEGDLLLLDASAQRVVVRPADSMEESFEARLTATQKRRAEFAQLRDLPAVTRDGTRIELMVNAGLRDDAAALDVVGADGIGLFRTEFQFLVSATLPQRERQQRLYRDVMDAAGERPVVFRTVDIGGDKALPYMNVDANGEENPAMGWRALRLALERDALMKAQARALLEAAAGRTLNVMFPMVSEPWEYDQALLLFEEQRRWLASRGRMGPAAIRYGAMLEVPALAEMLDQLLPKLDFLSIGTNDLTQFLFAADRANPRLAERYDWLSPAILRFLRRVVEASLAAEVTVGVCGEMGGRPLEAMALLGLGVPRLSITPVAIGPVKAMIRSLDLAPLRALMPVWLAEGKGLRAKLQGWAAEQGVAIE
- a CDS encoding CoA-binding protein, which produces MPLSRDEDIAQLLRETRTIALVGASDRPDRPSYGVMGALVRHGYRVLPVNPQITGEHVHGEYVWRALDQIGAPIDLVNIFRRPDAAGAAVDEAIAIGAKAVWLQLGIVNAAAAARAEAAGLRVVMDRCTAIEIRRLAIRRLD